The stretch of DNA CGAGATGCCTGGTCACCGGCGGCCCTCCTTTCCACTCGCGTTCGCCGCCGCTCCCGGGGCCCGGTGCTCCAGGGCCGCACGCAGCTGCGAGCGGCCGCGGTGGATCCGCGAGCGCACCGTGCCGAGCTTCACATCGAGGGTGGCCGCGATCTCCTCGTAGGACAACCCCTCGATGTCGCACAGCACCACGGCGGCCCGGAACTCCGGGGCCAGGGCGGCCAGCGCGGCCTCGATGTCGGCGTCCATGTGCGAGTCCGCGAAGATCCGCTCCGGCGACGGCTCGCGCCCGGGCAGCCGGTCGTCGGCGTCCTCGCCCAGGGAGTCGAAGCGGATGCGGGCCCGGCGACGCACCATGTCCAGGAACAGGTTCGTGGTGATGCGGTGCAGCCAGCCCTCGAAGGTGCCGGGCTGGTAGCTGGACAGCGAGCGGAACACCCGGATGAAGACCTCCTGCGTGAGGTCCTCGGCGTCGTGCTGGTTGCCGGTCAGGCGGTAGGCCAGCCGGTACACCCGCTGCGAATGGGTCCGGACGATCTCGTCCCAGCTCGGCGGCTCCCAGCCGACGGCCGCGGCGTCCAGGGGCTGGGTCTGTGTCTGTATCTCCCCGGCGCTCGGCGCGGCGGTCTCCGCCGGCATCGCGGTATCGGGGATCGCCTCCGCCCCCCGGCGGCTCTTATCCAGGGCGGCCTTGCGGGCCGCACGCCGACGACGAAGTTCCCCGAGATCTATCCGCGGTCCAATGGTGTTGACCGGGACGGCTCCAGGATTGCGGGCGCTGTTGGCGTCAGCCACGACGTCCCCACCTCCTATTTCCAGTACCGCACTCATCACCATAGACGCCTGCCTCGCTGCTAAAGGCTGAAAGGAACCTGAGATCGGTCTAAGATCTCCCGGCTCTCCAGACCGTGAGCCACTGTCGAGGGCAGAACGGCCGGTCACCGGGGTGAAGTTCCCGAGAGGGCAGTTCCCTCTCGGTGTCCGCTTACAGCGATCAGAGGCGCCGATCAGGCCCGTGCCACGTGCTGCGGTACCAGCGCGTCCCGCTCCGGGACCGCCCGCCGAACCGTGCATCGCCGGCTCGCGTCTTATAAGCGCTCGCCCACGCTCTATCTGTTCGGATGACAGTCCGACGTGGTATGCGCGCGGCCGGGTGGCTACGCTCTTGATGCCCAGTAGCAACCAACCGACCAGATCCCGGCCGACCCGGCTCCGGGACCCGCGACCCTCGGAGGCCGTCATCCCCAGTCACCGGCACGCCAGCCTGGCGTATGCGGAGGGGTACGTCGCCGAGGACGACGTCCTGGTCTCCGCGCGCCGCGAGGCGCGGCGGCTGGGCATCGTCCCGGTCGAGCCCGGCACCGGCGCGGCGCTGCGACTGATGGCCGCCACACTCGGGGCCCGGGCGGTCGTCGACGTCGGCACCGGCGCCGGCGTGTCGGGGATATACCTGCTGCGCGGCATGCGCCCGGACGGGGTGCTGACCACGGTGGACGAGGACACTCAGGGTTCGCAGGCGGCCCGGCGGGCCTTCGCCGACGCCGGCTTCGCCGCGAGCCGCACCCGGGTGATCGGCGGGGCCTCCGGCTCGGTGCTGCCGCGCCTGGCCGACGGCGGCTACGACATGGTGTTCTGCGGCGGGCCCGGCACCGATCACCTCGCGGGTTACGAGGAGGCGCTGCGGCTGCTGCGGCCCGGCGGGCTGGTGGCCTTCGACGGGGCGCTGGGCCAGGACCGCGTGGTCGACCCCTCGATCCGGGACGCGCGCACCTCGGCGCTGCGGTACCTGCACCGCCAGGTCGCCGAGGACACCCGGCTGCTGCCGGCGCTGCTGCCCACCGGGGACGGGCTGCTGTGCGCGGTTAAGCGCTCCTGAGCACAGGCCTCGGGCTCCTGACGACAGACCGGAGCCGACCGCGGCTCCGCCCCCGCGGGCAGGCCGTGGAGCCGGCGGTGGCGTCCGACCCGACACGGACGCTCTGACCGGGGTGGGGTGCCGGTCCGGCCGGGTGCGGAAGTGAGAAGGAACACGTGGGTTGGAGGACGCCGGACCCCGGCCGTTCGGGGGCCAGACGTCACTGGTGGGACGAATGGGGTGGCGATTGAGACCGCGCCGGACTAACCGACGACGCCCTTGATCGCCTCGCCGAGCGCGGCGGCCTCCTCCGCCGACAGCTCCACCACGAGCCGGCCGCCGCCCTCCAGCGGGACCCGCATCACGATGCCGCGTCCCTCTTTGGTCACCTCAAGCGGGCCGTCACCCGTCCGCGGCTTCATCGCCGCCATGCTCGTTCCCCTTCCTAGGAGCCAGCTCTCAACCAATCCATTATCCCGCACGCAGCCGGAATGGGTTCCGGTGTCGCCGCGGGAGGCCCGACTGAGTAGCTTCGTCAGAGTCTGCAAACAGTTCTACCGGACGCGACCAACACTGGTACATGCCTGGAAGCCGATAAGGCGGAGAGTGGGACCCCCTATGTCCGACAACGTTGTCTACGACGTCACCGAGGGTGTCGGCACCATCACCCTGAATCGTCCGGACGCGCTGAACTCGCTCGACAGTGCGACCAAGGCGGCGCTGCGCGACGCGGCGACGGCGGCGGCCGAGGACGACTCCGTTCGCGTGATCGTGCTGCGCGCCACCGGGCGCGCCTTCTGCGTCGGACAGGATCTGCGGGAGCACGCGGCGTCCCTGGAAGCCGGCAACGGCCTGGCGAACACCGTGCGGGAGCACTACAACCCGCTGCTGCGGGCCCTGACCTCGGCGCCCAAGCCGGTGATCGCCGCGGTCAACGGCGTGGCGGCCGGCGCCGGCGCGGCCCTGGCCTTCGCCGCCGACCTGCGGATCGCCTCCGACAAGGCGGCCTTCAACCTGGCCTTCGCCAACATCGGCCTGACCGCCGACTCCGGCGGCTCCTGGACGCTGCCGCGGCTGGTCGGCCCGGCCAAGGCGCTGGAGCTGCTGATGCTGCCGGAGACCATCGGCGTCGAGCAGGCTGCCGAGCTGGGGCTGGTGCACCGTGTGGTGCCGGCCGAGGAACTGGACGCGGCGGTCGGCGAGCTGGCGGCGAAGATGGCCGCCGGGCCTACCGCAGCCTACGCGGCGATCAAGCAGGCGGTCGGGTTCGGACTGACGCACTCGTTCGAGGAGACCCTGGAGCTGGAGGCCGACCTGCAGGACGCGTGCGCGGCCACCGAGGACCACCGCAACGCGGTGCGGGCGTTCCTCGCCAAGGAGAAGCCCACCTTCATCGGCCGCTGACACCGGCCGCCGAAACGCCGAGAACGGCCGGTCCCTGACAGGGGCCGGCCGTTCTGCGCGAGCTGAAGAAATGAAGACCCTACTGGTCGTTCTCCGGACGGCGGTACCAGGACGACAGCGGGTTGCCCTCCACAGGGTCCTGATCGGCCGGGGCGGCGGTCTCGGCCTGGCCGGGCGACACGCCCACGCCGGGGCCGAATCCGGGCTGTACAACGGCGGTCGCGGTGGTCGCGCCGCCGGCCTCTCCCAGGCCGCCGGAACCCTCGGCGCC from Catenulispora sp. GP43 encodes:
- the sigE gene encoding RNA polymerase sigma factor SigE — protein: MPAETAAPSAGEIQTQTQPLDAAAVGWEPPSWDEIVRTHSQRVYRLAYRLTGNQHDAEDLTQEVFIRVFRSLSSYQPGTFEGWLHRITTNLFLDMVRRRARIRFDSLGEDADDRLPGREPSPERIFADSHMDADIEAALAALAPEFRAAVVLCDIEGLSYEEIAATLDVKLGTVRSRIHRGRSQLRAALEHRAPGAAANASGKEGRR
- a CDS encoding O-methyltransferase, translating into MPSSNQPTRSRPTRLRDPRPSEAVIPSHRHASLAYAEGYVAEDDVLVSARREARRLGIVPVEPGTGAALRLMAATLGARAVVDVGTGAGVSGIYLLRGMRPDGVLTTVDEDTQGSQAARRAFADAGFAASRTRVIGGASGSVLPRLADGGYDMVFCGGPGTDHLAGYEEALRLLRPGGLVAFDGALGQDRVVDPSIRDARTSALRYLHRQVAEDTRLLPALLPTGDGLLCAVKRS
- a CDS encoding DUF3117 domain-containing protein, with amino-acid sequence MAAMKPRTGDGPLEVTKEGRGIVMRVPLEGGGRLVVELSAEEAAALGEAIKGVVG
- a CDS encoding enoyl-CoA hydratase-related protein, producing the protein MSDNVVYDVTEGVGTITLNRPDALNSLDSATKAALRDAATAAAEDDSVRVIVLRATGRAFCVGQDLREHAASLEAGNGLANTVREHYNPLLRALTSAPKPVIAAVNGVAAGAGAALAFAADLRIASDKAAFNLAFANIGLTADSGGSWTLPRLVGPAKALELLMLPETIGVEQAAELGLVHRVVPAEELDAAVGELAAKMAAGPTAAYAAIKQAVGFGLTHSFEETLELEADLQDACAATEDHRNAVRAFLAKEKPTFIGR